TTAGATGCTAAAAGTTTTAATGGGAATGCATTTTTAGATTTTTATAGTCTTAATCAAGAAACTAAATTAGTCATTCAAGCCAGAGCATTGCCATTTGAAGAAACCGATGAGGTACCTTTAGGTTACAAAACCGCTATCGAAGGGATTTTTAGTATCAATATTGATGAAGTTGATGGAGTATTAAAGAATCAATCCATTTTTATTGAGGACAAACAAATCAATATAATTCATGATTTACAAAAAGAAGCGTATTCCTTTTTTACGGAAAAAGGATTATTTAAGGATCGTTTTGTTTTGCGCTACAGGGATAAAAATCTAGGAATTTCGGCCGTTGAACAAAAAGAAAATACAGTTTTAATATTTCATAATGACAAACAAATACAAATCAGTTCTTTGGACGAAAGAATTGATAAAGTAGTTGTTTACAATCTTTCGGGAAAGCAAGTGTATCAAAAAACGGATGTGAACTGTAAAGAATTAACGGTGTTTGATTTGGATTCAAGCCGTCAAATGAGTCTAGTGAAAACCACGTTACAGAACGGAAAAACAGTTACAGGAAAAATCATGTATTAGTAAAAAACTAAAAACCCATCACGGTAACCGGATGGGTTTTTTATAGAGTGTAAAATATTTATTTTCCTTTAACAGATGCTTCAAGGTTTCTTTCGATAGTATGTCCTGGTCTTGACCATTTTGGTTTTTCTCCCAAAGCGGCAAATTTTGAATCTGCTGCTTCTACCGTTTGTGGCTGAACTACTTTTGTAAATGGTTTTTGTGGTTTTAAACCTAACATTTCAAACATTTTCATGTCTTCGTTTACGTCCGGATTTGGAGTAGTAAGTAATTTATCACCAGCAAAAATAGAATTGGCACCAGCAAAAAAGCACATCGCCTGACCTTCACGACTCATGTTTGTTCTTCCTGCCGAAAGACGTACTTGAGTTTGAGGCATAACAATTCTGGTAGTGGCAACCATTCGAACCATTTCCCATATTTCTATTGGTTTTTCTTCTTCTAATGGAGTTCCTTCAACGGCAACCAATGCATTAATAGGCACAGATTCTGGTTGTGGGTTTAACGTAGAAAGCGCCACTAGCATTCCGGCTCTGTCTTCAATACTTTCTCCCATTCCAATTATTCCACCACTACAAACCGTCACGCTCGTTTTACGAACATTTTCTATAGTTTGTAAACGGTCTTCGAAACCACGCGTAGAGATTACTTCTTTATAATAATCTTCGGAGGTATCTAAATTATGATTGTAAGCATATAATCCAGCTTCGGCTAAACGTTGCGCTTGATTTTCGGTAATCATTCCAAGTGTACAACATACTTCCATGTCTAATTTGTTGATGGTACGAACCATTTCCAATACTTGGTCAAATTCAGGGCCGTCTTTTACATTTCTCCACGCTGCTCCCATACATACACGAGAAGAACCACTTGATTTTGCACTTAAAGCCTGAGCTTTAACTTGATTTACAGACATCAAATCGTTTCCTTCTATATCCGTATGGTAACGCGCTGCTTGCGGACAATAACCACAATCTTCTGAGCAGCCACCAGTTTTTATCGATACTAAAGTAGAAACTTGAACCACGTTCGGATCATGATTTTCCCTGTGAATTGTAGCTGCTTCAAAAAGCAAATCCATTAAGGGTTTATTGTAAATTGCAATAATTTCGTCTTTTGTCCAGTTGTGTTTTGTAATACTCATCGATACGATTTTTTAGTGCCCCAAAAGTAATCAAATTGTTTT
This region of Flavobacterium lacustre genomic DNA includes:
- the bioB gene encoding biotin synthase BioB, coding for MSITKHNWTKDEIIAIYNKPLMDLLFEAATIHRENHDPNVVQVSTLVSIKTGGCSEDCGYCPQAARYHTDIEGNDLMSVNQVKAQALSAKSSGSSRVCMGAAWRNVKDGPEFDQVLEMVRTINKLDMEVCCTLGMITENQAQRLAEAGLYAYNHNLDTSEDYYKEVISTRGFEDRLQTIENVRKTSVTVCSGGIIGMGESIEDRAGMLVALSTLNPQPESVPINALVAVEGTPLEEEKPIEIWEMVRMVATTRIVMPQTQVRLSAGRTNMSREGQAMCFFAGANSIFAGDKLLTTPNPDVNEDMKMFEMLGLKPQKPFTKVVQPQTVEAADSKFAALGEKPKWSRPGHTIERNLEASVKGK